Proteins from a single region of Psychrobacter cryohalolentis K5:
- a CDS encoding GntP family permease, producing MFSTLAIIITLLLLMFFAYRGYSVLILAPIMAALAVLLSGDFLSSIPAYTDVFMGALSGFLLKFFPIFLLGALFGRLMADSGAATAIAKTVVEKLGASKAILAVILVCGILTYGGVSLFVVAFAIYPIAKDLFKAADIPKRLIPAAIALGSFTFTMTALPGTPAIQNAIPIPYYNTNVFAAPVLGLIGGTIMFVCGWLWLQSRARKANAAGEGYGQHDESDVGGVGGGAAETNLLSTHHTSFTVAMIPLILVIILNALLTYFVFPSMDFSGLQTQFPDLNIAGSLGLWSIILSLVVACIVLIVMRLGHWTNLQKTINRGTYDSMLPIFNTASEVGYGAVIASLAGFLLIRDSILNLTPDNPLISEAVAMTTLAGITGSSSGGLSIALSTLGEDYLRMAVAAGIDPELMHRVAVMAAGGLDTLPHSGAVITLLAICGLTHKQSYLNLAMVTMIIPLIAVVVVITLGTMFGSF from the coding sequence ATGTTTAGCACACTTGCTATTATTATTACTTTATTACTTTTGATGTTCTTTGCTTATCGCGGTTATTCCGTACTGATTTTAGCGCCAATTATGGCTGCTTTAGCCGTACTGCTTTCAGGTGATTTTTTAAGCAGTATTCCTGCTTATACTGATGTCTTTATGGGCGCATTGAGTGGCTTCCTACTCAAATTCTTTCCTATCTTCTTATTGGGCGCACTCTTTGGCCGTTTGATGGCAGATTCTGGGGCGGCAACAGCGATTGCCAAAACGGTGGTCGAAAAGCTTGGTGCCAGTAAAGCAATTTTGGCGGTTATCTTAGTTTGCGGTATTTTGACCTATGGCGGTGTGTCACTGTTTGTCGTGGCATTTGCTATTTATCCAATCGCCAAAGACTTGTTTAAAGCTGCTGATATTCCTAAGCGCTTGATTCCAGCAGCGATTGCCCTAGGTTCGTTTACCTTTACCATGACAGCATTACCTGGCACGCCTGCCATTCAGAATGCTATTCCGATTCCTTATTACAATACCAACGTATTTGCCGCACCTGTCTTGGGGCTTATTGGTGGTACGATCATGTTTGTCTGTGGTTGGTTGTGGTTGCAATCGCGTGCCAGAAAAGCGAATGCCGCTGGTGAAGGATATGGTCAGCATGATGAGAGTGATGTAGGCGGTGTTGGTGGAGGCGCAGCAGAGACCAACTTGCTTAGTACCCATCATACCTCATTCACCGTTGCGATGATTCCTCTGATACTGGTCATCATTTTGAACGCTTTACTAACTTACTTTGTCTTCCCATCGATGGATTTTAGTGGTCTACAGACTCAGTTCCCAGATTTGAATATCGCAGGTTCGCTTGGTCTATGGTCGATCATCCTCTCATTGGTTGTAGCTTGTATCGTGCTAATCGTCATGCGTCTCGGTCATTGGACCAACCTACAAAAAACCATCAACCGCGGTACTTATGACTCGATGTTACCGATCTTTAACACCGCGTCGGAAGTAGGCTATGGTGCCGTTATCGCGTCATTAGCAGGCTTTCTTCTCATTCGTGATAGTATCTTGAATCTAACGCCAGACAATCCGCTCATCTCAGAAGCAGTCGCTATGACCACGCTGGCTGGTATTACTGGCTCATCATCTGGTGGTTTGAGTATCGCACTTTCAACCTTGGGTGAAGACTATCTAAGAATGGCAGTCGCAGCCGGTATTGATCCAGAACTCATGCATCGAGTGGCGGTAATGGCAGCAGGCGGTTTGGATACTTTGCCGCACAGTGGTGCGGTCATTACCTTGTTGGCCATTTGTGGTCTGACACATAAACAGTCCTACTTAAACTTGGCAATGGTCACTATGATTATTCCACTGATTGCTGTCGTCGTTGTCATTACCTTGGGCACGATGTTTGGTTCATTTTAA
- the metG gene encoding methionine--tRNA ligase codes for MKVREILVTSALPYANGDIHLGHLVEYIQTDIWVRSMKAQGHKVTYVCADDAHGTAIMLKAEDNGVTPEQQIANVQAAHEADFAKFLINFDNYHSTHSEENREFSELIYRRLRDAGHISTRDVEQLFDPEKQLFLADRFVKGTCPECAATDQYGDNCEVCGTTYDATELKNPYSTLSNATPILKTSKHYFFDLPEFEQFLKDWTRSDNRLQTSVANKLQEWFDAGLTSWDISRDAPYFGFQIPDTPSDEPDKYFYVWLDAPVGYMASFQNLCDKRAGTEEALDFDHYWAQENEHKTEVYHFIGKDIVYFHALFWPAMLAGSELRTPTGVFAHGFLMVNGEKMSKSRGTFIKADTYAEHLHPEYLRYYFASKLSDKVEDINLDLEDFMQKVNSDLVGKVVNIASRSAGFLVKKYDGMLTDVCAEPSLLEDITKTGDEIAAAYENREFSRAMRLIMQCADKANEYIDDKKPWALAKVEGAEQEVQDVCSVAINIFRQLMVYLAPVLPELTANAKEFLNIDDLSFASRNEWLLGHQINKFKPLMQRIEEKDIAAMVEDSKASLTQVGAPTASQDDKAAAKNTSPAAMPSSTEQADYIGIEDFAKVEMKVAHVIACNHVEGADKLLQFTLDVGEAQPRNVFSGIRKFYEPEQLQGKKVICVTNLAPRKMKFGISEGMVLSSGDPKTGLVVITLPDEAVIGDSLA; via the coding sequence ATGAAAGTGCGTGAGATTTTAGTAACCAGTGCCCTGCCCTACGCCAATGGAGACATTCACTTGGGGCATCTTGTAGAGTATATCCAAACTGATATTTGGGTACGGTCGATGAAGGCGCAAGGTCATAAGGTGACTTATGTCTGTGCGGATGATGCTCATGGTACTGCCATCATGCTCAAAGCCGAAGACAATGGCGTAACACCAGAACAGCAAATTGCCAATGTGCAAGCTGCTCATGAAGCCGATTTTGCTAAGTTTTTGATTAATTTTGACAATTATCATTCAACGCATTCAGAAGAAAATCGGGAATTTTCTGAGCTAATTTATCGCCGCCTTAGAGATGCAGGTCATATCTCTACTCGTGATGTGGAGCAGCTATTTGACCCTGAAAAACAGCTGTTTTTAGCCGATCGTTTTGTTAAAGGTACCTGCCCTGAGTGCGCCGCTACCGACCAATATGGTGATAATTGTGAAGTTTGTGGTACGACTTATGATGCGACAGAACTTAAAAATCCGTACTCTACGTTATCAAATGCGACGCCTATTCTAAAGACTTCAAAGCATTATTTCTTTGACTTACCAGAGTTTGAGCAATTTTTAAAGGATTGGACGCGCAGTGATAATCGCTTGCAAACCTCAGTTGCTAATAAGCTGCAAGAGTGGTTCGATGCCGGCTTGACCAGTTGGGATATCTCGCGTGATGCGCCCTACTTTGGCTTTCAAATTCCAGACACGCCAAGCGATGAGCCAGACAAATACTTCTACGTATGGCTAGATGCGCCTGTTGGCTATATGGCAAGCTTTCAGAACTTGTGTGATAAACGTGCAGGTACAGAAGAGGCTCTAGACTTTGACCATTATTGGGCGCAAGAAAACGAGCATAAAACCGAGGTTTATCACTTCATCGGTAAAGACATCGTTTATTTCCATGCGCTATTTTGGCCTGCCATGCTTGCTGGTAGTGAACTCCGTACACCAACTGGCGTCTTTGCTCATGGCTTCTTGATGGTCAACGGCGAAAAAATGAGTAAGTCGCGCGGCACCTTTATTAAAGCCGACACTTATGCTGAGCATTTGCATCCTGAGTACTTGCGTTATTATTTTGCGAGTAAGTTATCTGACAAAGTCGAGGACATTAACCTTGATTTAGAAGACTTTATGCAAAAGGTTAACTCTGATCTCGTTGGTAAAGTAGTCAATATCGCCAGTCGCAGCGCTGGATTTTTGGTCAAAAAGTATGATGGTATGCTGACAGACGTCTGTGCTGAGCCAAGCCTATTAGAAGACATCACCAAGACGGGCGATGAAATTGCTGCGGCTTATGAAAACCGTGAATTTTCTCGTGCCATGCGCCTGATTATGCAGTGTGCTGATAAAGCCAATGAATACATCGATGACAAAAAACCGTGGGCGCTTGCCAAGGTTGAAGGCGCAGAGCAAGAAGTTCAAGACGTCTGCTCAGTAGCAATCAATATCTTCCGTCAATTAATGGTATATCTTGCGCCTGTATTACCTGAGCTGACTGCCAATGCTAAAGAATTTTTGAACATTGATGATTTAAGTTTTGCCAGCCGTAATGAGTGGTTGCTTGGTCATCAAATTAATAAGTTTAAACCACTGATGCAGCGTATTGAAGAAAAAGATATTGCAGCGATGGTTGAAGATTCTAAAGCCTCATTGACACAAGTAGGTGCGCCTACCGCTAGCCAAGACGATAAAGCAGCAGCAAAAAATACCTCGCCTGCAGCAATGCCAAGCAGTACCGAACAAGCAGACTATATCGGTATCGAGGACTTTGCCAAAGTCGAGATGAAAGTCGCTCATGTTATCGCTTGCAACCATGTCGAAGGCGCGGACAAACTGCTTCAGTTCACACTAGATGTTGGTGAAGCACAACCTCGCAACGTCTTTAGTGGTATTCGCAAATTCTATGAGCCTGAGCAATTACAAGGTAAAAAGGTTATTTGCGTGACCAATTTGGCACCGCGTAAGATGAAATTTGGCATATCAGAAGGCATGGTATTGTCGTCAGGCGACCCGAAAACAGGTCTGGTGGTAATTACCTTACCTGATGAAGCCGTTATCGGTGATTCACTGGCTTAA
- a CDS encoding ABC transporter substrate-binding protein yields the protein MIFATTLRFSLLGAAMSAALGLSACSKPADTTTTTDDSTTTAQKPTKTLAITQIVEHPSLDDMRRGIIDELADNGYVEGQNLKVNFQSAQGNTATAGQIAKQFVGDNPDAIVAISTPSAQSIVSATTTIPIIYTAVSDPLGAKLITADGKPFQSNLTGLSSQLPLEPQLDLLQKIKPDLKTIGYVYSPGEANSVSLRDALKKALPARGLSLLDIPANRPTDIGMATRSLQGRADIIYTSFDNNVASAFEAMAQAANELKLPIVASDEFSVQRGATAALGVNDYDFGRTTGKMVYRILNGEAVSTVKPEVMNELTLYVSPKHAKTQGVVLSDELLKNAINVDEKVKTASK from the coding sequence ATGATTTTTGCTACTACTTTACGCTTTAGCCTACTTGGTGCTGCGATGAGCGCCGCGCTTGGATTATCAGCCTGCTCTAAACCTGCAGATACTACAACGACCACCGATGACAGTACCACTACTGCTCAAAAACCTACCAAAACATTGGCAATCACTCAAATCGTTGAGCATCCCTCATTGGATGATATGCGTCGCGGCATTATTGATGAGTTGGCGGACAACGGTTATGTCGAAGGTCAAAATCTAAAGGTTAACTTTCAAAGTGCGCAAGGCAATACCGCAACCGCAGGACAAATCGCCAAGCAGTTTGTCGGCGACAATCCTGATGCCATCGTCGCTATCTCAACCCCATCGGCACAATCTATCGTCTCTGCAACCACGACCATACCAATTATATATACCGCTGTCTCAGACCCACTGGGTGCCAAATTGATCACTGCAGATGGTAAACCCTTTCAAAGCAATTTAACCGGATTATCAAGCCAATTACCATTAGAGCCACAGCTAGATTTGCTACAAAAAATCAAGCCTGACCTCAAAACCATTGGCTATGTATACAGTCCTGGTGAAGCCAACTCGGTATCATTGCGTGATGCGCTTAAAAAAGCGCTGCCGGCACGTGGCTTATCATTACTAGATATTCCAGCCAACCGTCCAACCGATATCGGTATGGCGACACGTAGCTTACAGGGTCGCGCAGATATTATTTATACCTCGTTTGACAATAATGTTGCCTCAGCCTTTGAAGCGATGGCACAAGCTGCCAATGAGCTAAAGCTGCCTATTGTTGCCTCTGATGAATTCAGTGTCCAACGCGGCGCCACAGCAGCACTTGGTGTCAATGATTATGATTTTGGTCGTACGACAGGTAAGATGGTTTATCGCATTTTAAATGGTGAAGCGGTCAGTACCGTTAAGCCTGAAGTCATGAACGAATTGACACTCTACGTCAGCCCTAAACATGCTAAAACGCAAGGTGTAGTACTGTCAGATGAGCTGTTGAAAAATGCTATTAATGTCGATGAAAAAGTAAAAACTGCCAGCAAATAA
- a CDS encoding ABC transporter substrate-binding protein has product MLYQNRFAKALLWGGICTAILTGCNQPAKEGTATDGTAGTDTTTEMKTVAITAIVEHPALDAVRKGVIDELNDAGFKDGENLKVNFQSAQGNTATAGQIAKQFVADNSDVIIAIGTPSAQSVAAATSSIPLVFSAVTDPVEAKLVSKLDGSGTNVTGGSDALPYEPQIDLMRQIIPSLKNVGYVYSPGEVNSTIILKNLKEKLTPLGIKVHEAPAQRSTDIAMAARSLEGKVDMIYTSTDNNVVSAYESLYQAAKESKIPLIASDTSSVERGAIAALGVNYYDLGRETGKIVVRILNGEKAGAIPVYTPKVLDLYVSPKHAKEQGITLPQAVIDKAKEVVE; this is encoded by the coding sequence ATGTTGTATCAGAATCGTTTTGCCAAAGCTCTTTTATGGGGCGGTATATGTACCGCTATTTTGACTGGTTGTAATCAGCCAGCTAAAGAAGGTACCGCGACTGATGGTACTGCGGGCACCGATACCACAACAGAAATGAAAACGGTTGCTATTACTGCTATCGTTGAGCATCCAGCACTTGATGCCGTACGTAAAGGCGTAATCGATGAGCTAAACGATGCCGGCTTTAAAGATGGTGAAAACCTGAAAGTCAACTTCCAAAGTGCTCAAGGTAATACTGCTACTGCTGGTCAGATTGCCAAGCAATTCGTCGCCGACAATTCAGACGTTATCATTGCTATTGGTACGCCATCGGCTCAGTCAGTTGCTGCTGCCACCAGCAGTATTCCACTGGTATTTTCAGCAGTTACTGATCCGGTTGAAGCCAAACTGGTCTCAAAACTTGATGGTTCTGGCACCAACGTCACCGGTGGTTCTGATGCGCTTCCTTATGAGCCACAAATCGACTTGATGCGCCAAATTATTCCTAGTCTCAAAAACGTCGGCTACGTCTATAGCCCAGGTGAAGTCAACTCAACGATTATCCTAAAAAATCTAAAAGAAAAACTGACGCCACTTGGCATCAAAGTACATGAAGCCCCTGCCCAGCGTAGTACTGATATTGCGATGGCAGCACGCAGCCTAGAAGGTAAGGTCGATATGATCTATACCTCAACGGATAATAACGTGGTTTCAGCTTATGAGTCACTATATCAAGCCGCTAAAGAAAGTAAGATTCCGTTAATTGCTTCGGATACCAGCTCAGTTGAGCGCGGTGCTATCGCAGCATTGGGCGTCAACTATTATGATCTTGGTCGTGAAACTGGCAAAATCGTTGTACGTATCTTAAATGGTGAAAAAGCAGGCGCAATTCCCGTATACACGCCAAAAGTTCTTGACTTATATGTCAGCCCAAAACATGCTAAAGAGCAAGGCATCACCTTACCACAAGCGGTTATTGATAAAGCAAAAGAAGTGGTAGAGTAA
- a CDS encoding ABC transporter permease, whose product MSLIAFFGALESGLIYGLVALGVLISFRTLDFPDLTADGSFPLGGAVAGISIIAGVNPWLACAFGMLAGSIAGIVTAWLHVKLGILQLLASILVMVALYSINLRIMGAPNLPLLGETTVFSTLVNDGNGYWMRCLIIGIVVLLAMLFLNWFYSTETGLSMRATGSNLRMAQAQGINTSWMTIIGMAISNGLIALAGALFVQTQGGADISIGIGTIVIGLAAVIIGETIIPAKRIWLITFAVVVGAVLYKLFIQVALSSDTLRSIGFGPQDLNLITALLVVLALVLPKAKNKFLSRKVRA is encoded by the coding sequence ATGTCTTTAATTGCTTTTTTTGGTGCACTTGAAAGTGGTCTGATTTATGGCCTAGTGGCGCTTGGCGTCCTTATTTCATTTCGTACCCTCGACTTCCCTGATTTGACCGCTGACGGCAGTTTTCCATTAGGTGGTGCGGTCGCTGGCATCTCTATCATCGCTGGTGTCAATCCATGGCTTGCCTGCGCCTTTGGTATGCTAGCCGGCTCAATTGCTGGTATCGTCACTGCTTGGTTGCACGTTAAGCTTGGCATACTACAGCTCCTTGCCAGTATCTTGGTGATGGTTGCGCTCTATTCTATCAACCTACGTATTATGGGTGCGCCAAACTTGCCGCTATTGGGTGAAACGACTGTCTTTAGTACCTTAGTCAATGATGGCAATGGCTATTGGATGCGCTGTCTGATCATTGGTATTGTCGTACTACTGGCCATGTTATTTTTAAATTGGTTTTATAGTACTGAAACAGGTTTATCTATGCGAGCAACCGGCTCAAACCTACGTATGGCGCAAGCACAAGGTATCAATACCTCATGGATGACCATCATCGGTATGGCCATTTCTAACGGTTTGATTGCTCTAGCAGGTGCACTGTTTGTACAGACACAAGGTGGCGCAGATATCTCAATTGGTATCGGTACTATCGTTATTGGTTTGGCAGCGGTCATCATCGGTGAGACGATTATTCCCGCTAAACGCATTTGGCTGATTACATTTGCGGTGGTCGTCGGTGCGGTGTTATACAAGCTGTTTATTCAAGTGGCACTATCGAGCGATACGCTACGTAGTATCGGCTTTGGTCCGCAAGATTTGAACTTGATTACTGCCCTACTCGTGGTATTGGCATTGGTATTGCCGAAAGCTAAAAATAAATTCTTAAGTCGTAAAGTTCGGGCTTAA
- a CDS encoding ABC transporter ATP-binding protein: protein MMQATDLRLTFNPGTPIENPALRGIDLNIADGEFVTVIGTNGAGKSTFLNAVSGTTRVDSGSILLNGIDVTKKTAHQRAHWVARVFQDPMAGTCEALTIEENMALAYKRGGKRGLNFALNQNNRDLFREKLSVLKLGLENRLTDRMGLLSGGQRQAVSLLMASLQPSKILLLDEHTAALDPKTAAFVLELTDKIVTDNQLTTMMVTHSMQQALAHGTRTVMLHQGQVVLDVAGDKRQGMTVHDLLDMFEQTRGEKVDDDSLILS from the coding sequence ATGATGCAAGCTACAGATTTGCGGTTGACCTTTAATCCCGGAACGCCCATTGAAAACCCTGCCCTACGTGGTATCGATTTAAATATCGCTGATGGTGAATTTGTCACTGTCATCGGTACCAATGGCGCGGGAAAATCGACCTTTTTAAACGCGGTTAGTGGTACCACTCGCGTCGATAGTGGCTCAATCTTACTAAATGGCATTGACGTCACCAAAAAGACCGCGCACCAGCGTGCTCATTGGGTGGCTCGTGTATTTCAAGACCCAATGGCGGGAACTTGTGAAGCGTTAACGATTGAAGAAAACATGGCGCTTGCCTATAAACGCGGTGGCAAACGTGGTTTAAACTTTGCTCTAAACCAAAATAACCGTGACTTATTTCGCGAAAAATTGTCGGTCTTAAAACTTGGCTTAGAAAATCGTTTGACTGACCGCATGGGTCTGTTATCCGGTGGTCAGCGCCAAGCCGTTAGCCTATTGATGGCATCACTACAGCCTTCTAAGATTCTATTACTTGATGAGCACACGGCGGCGCTTGACCCTAAGACTGCCGCTTTTGTGTTAGAACTAACCGATAAAATTGTCACTGACAATCAGCTTACTACCATGATGGTCACGCACTCGATGCAGCAAGCGCTCGCTCATGGCACGCGTACCGTGATGCTACATCAAGGTCAAGTGGTATTAGATGTGGCTGGTGATAAACGTCAAGGCATGACTGTGCACGATCTACTCGATATGTTTGAGCAAACGCGCGGCGAGAAAGTTGATGATGACAGCTTAATATTAAGCTAA
- a CDS encoding FdhF/YdeP family oxidoreductase, translated as MRKIPVYIHPAAGWPALIASTRTLMDYKAFLRGSISVLHSNQPKDGFDCPGCAWPDHKSNKAIDVCENGIKVIASETMNRRADATFFANNTVTALQGWSGYELEHSGRLSEPLYYYAAQDRYLPISWQAAYEIIADQLKQLDSPDEALFYTSGRVTNEPAFMFQLFVRCFGTNNLPDCSNMCHEPTSVMLGKQLGIGKATVILEDFEQAKLILLFGQNPATNHPRMLEMLAHAHKQGCRIISINPMREQGLSKFRNPQKPSHMAAGQSDEMVDEVIQIQIGGDAALLTGMAKWLTKNGKMNSGFIEQHTSGYDALDAWLHQQSWTDVELGCGISKAEIIMLAKLVAESPATICTWGMGITQHVQGEDNVAMITNLLLLMGMIGIDGAGASPVRGHSNVQGDRTMGIHERPKQSLLDSLERVFKQPMPQEDGLDVIAGAKALIKGDIKAFVSMGGNYAVAAPDKSAIQTALTSTELNVFVATKLNETMLYPGKNNLILPCIGRTERLITDKGEQFATIEDSMCQVVATRGRIKPISDALKSEAQIVADMATHVLGTESSIPWQAMSTDFDIIRDYIAQAIEGFENFNQRIRAAERGFHLYHAARHRIWNTDSGKAQFEVPQYPITYVAAQMAQTTFDYQNNSVNNQIFDMNQSAEQNVWQLTSVRSHDQFNTMIFGFQDRYRQTDRRDVLFMHPDEISRLGWQKGDQIMVSRQDSQNAERTLGPLILTEMDIAANAVATYYPECNDLLDLDSHAPESRTPAYKSVTVVLKCVEQSSMATAV; from the coding sequence ATGCGCAAAATTCCTGTTTATATACACCCTGCAGCGGGCTGGCCTGCACTGATTGCCTCTACGCGTACCTTAATGGATTACAAGGCTTTTTTGCGCGGCAGTATCAGCGTCTTACATAGCAATCAGCCAAAGGACGGCTTTGATTGTCCGGGCTGCGCATGGCCGGATCACAAGTCAAATAAGGCCATAGATGTCTGTGAAAACGGTATCAAAGTCATCGCCAGTGAAACGATGAACAGACGAGCAGACGCAACTTTTTTTGCTAATAATACAGTCACAGCGTTACAAGGCTGGTCAGGCTATGAGCTTGAACACAGTGGACGCTTATCAGAACCACTCTATTATTATGCTGCTCAAGACCGCTATCTGCCGATTTCTTGGCAAGCGGCTTATGAGATTATCGCTGACCAATTAAAACAGCTTGATTCGCCAGATGAAGCACTGTTTTATACCTCAGGACGGGTGACCAACGAGCCTGCTTTTATGTTTCAACTATTTGTGCGCTGTTTTGGCACCAATAACTTGCCTGATTGCTCAAACATGTGTCATGAGCCAACGTCAGTGATGCTTGGTAAGCAGTTAGGCATCGGTAAAGCAACCGTAATATTGGAAGATTTTGAGCAGGCTAAATTGATTTTATTGTTTGGACAAAATCCTGCAACCAATCACCCACGTATGCTTGAGATGCTCGCCCATGCCCATAAGCAAGGCTGCCGAATTATTTCTATCAACCCCATGCGTGAACAGGGTCTAAGCAAGTTTAGAAACCCACAAAAACCCTCCCATATGGCAGCAGGTCAAAGTGATGAGATGGTCGATGAGGTTATCCAAATACAAATCGGTGGCGATGCGGCTTTATTAACCGGCATGGCCAAATGGCTCACCAAAAACGGTAAAATGAACAGTGGTTTTATTGAGCAGCATACCTCAGGCTATGACGCTCTGGATGCTTGGTTACATCAGCAATCTTGGACGGATGTAGAGCTTGGCTGTGGCATTAGTAAAGCAGAGATTATTATGCTCGCAAAGTTGGTTGCTGAGAGTCCAGCAACGATTTGTACATGGGGCATGGGCATCACTCAGCATGTCCAAGGCGAAGATAATGTTGCCATGATTACCAACTTGCTATTGTTGATGGGTATGATTGGTATCGATGGTGCAGGCGCATCGCCTGTACGTGGACACTCAAACGTGCAGGGTGATCGTACCATGGGTATTCATGAACGCCCTAAGCAGAGCTTGCTTGATAGTCTTGAGCGTGTTTTTAAGCAACCGATGCCACAAGAAGATGGGCTTGATGTCATCGCCGGTGCAAAGGCACTAATAAAAGGCGACATCAAAGCCTTTGTTAGTATGGGTGGCAACTATGCGGTTGCAGCACCAGACAAGAGTGCCATTCAAACTGCACTGACCTCTACAGAGCTGAACGTCTTTGTAGCAACCAAACTCAATGAAACCATGTTATATCCGGGCAAAAACAACCTTATCCTGCCTTGCATCGGTCGTACCGAGCGCCTCATCACTGATAAAGGTGAGCAGTTTGCCACTATTGAGGACTCAATGTGTCAAGTTGTGGCGACCAGAGGACGCATAAAGCCTATCAGCGACGCGCTAAAATCCGAAGCGCAAATCGTTGCAGATATGGCAACTCATGTACTTGGAACTGAATCCTCAATCCCTTGGCAAGCGATGAGTACGGATTTTGATATTATTCGTGATTATATTGCGCAAGCGATTGAAGGGTTTGAAAACTTTAATCAGCGTATTCGTGCCGCTGAGCGTGGTTTTCACTTGTATCATGCGGCGCGTCATCGGATTTGGAATACGGATAGTGGTAAAGCACAGTTTGAAGTACCGCAATATCCGATTACCTACGTTGCCGCGCAAATGGCACAAACGACATTCGATTATCAAAATAATTCAGTAAACAATCAAATCTTTGATATGAACCAGTCCGCTGAGCAAAACGTCTGGCAACTAACAAGTGTCCGTAGTCATGACCAATTTAACACCATGATATTCGGCTTCCAAGATCGCTACCGACAGACTGATCGTCGTGATGTGCTCTTTATGCATCCAGATGAAATCAGTCGCTTAGGTTGGCAAAAAGGCGATCAAATCATGGTATCGCGCCAAGACAGTCAAAATGCTGAGCGCACGTTAGGACCTTTGATACTAACAGAGATGGATATTGCAGCGAATGCAGTGGCAACCTATTATCCTGAATGTAATGACCTCCTTGATTTGGACAGTCATGCGCCGGAATCCAGAACACCTGCTTATAAGTCTGTTACCGTGGTATTGAAGTGTGTTGAACAAAGCAGTATGGCAACTGCCGTATGA
- a CDS encoding formate dehydrogenase accessory sulfurtransferase FdhD produces MANKPHLAAEDSFKKDAPLSRLHVAYKHSYASDTFLDAAKKAPLDIDTKSGMLAVEAAVAIVINGIHYAVLMASPYQLEYLAIGFLYSEGLIQHSHELLDWDITQLTDDESYQDFTPDSFIQNSSNKDSLNSNVTDELISLDQLSEQLQDYDIYVVELVLNQRCHQRIQAQKRQLAGRTGCGMCGITGLTQALPDLSEYQINKLLLSRAMPSLDDLLSIQAQINAAQHTHQLTGAVHAAATLYEQQLYLFEDVGRHNALDKLIGWQLHHKVEVDYVLMTSRLSIELVQKSIRSRIPWLIGMSAPTSTAVRVAERYGLGLAGFLRDNRVTYYAGYADS; encoded by the coding sequence ATGGCAAACAAACCTCACTTGGCTGCAGAAGATAGCTTTAAGAAAGATGCGCCATTATCACGGCTACATGTGGCATATAAACACAGCTATGCATCAGATACATTTTTAGATGCTGCTAAGAAGGCGCCGCTGGATATTGATACCAAGTCAGGAATGTTGGCTGTTGAGGCAGCTGTAGCCATTGTAATTAATGGCATTCATTACGCTGTCTTGATGGCAAGTCCTTATCAGCTCGAATACCTTGCCATCGGCTTTTTATATAGTGAAGGATTGATTCAGCATAGTCATGAATTACTAGATTGGGATATTACTCAATTAACAGACGATGAAAGTTATCAAGACTTTACTCCTGATTCTTTCATTCAAAATTCTTCTAATAAAGATTCTCTTAATTCTAATGTGACTGATGAGCTTATAAGCTTGGATCAGCTCTCAGAGCAGCTACAAGACTATGATATATACGTGGTCGAGCTAGTCTTAAACCAGCGCTGTCATCAGCGTATTCAAGCGCAAAAACGCCAACTGGCAGGACGCACAGGATGCGGTATGTGCGGCATAACGGGTTTAACGCAAGCACTACCCGATCTAAGTGAATATCAGATAAACAAGCTATTGCTTAGTAGAGCGATGCCTAGTCTTGACGATTTACTGAGTATACAGGCGCAAATCAATGCAGCCCAGCATACCCATCAGCTCACAGGCGCTGTCCATGCTGCTGCAACCCTATACGAGCAGCAGCTGTACCTATTTGAGGACGTGGGGCGCCATAACGCCCTTGATAAGCTCATAGGATGGCAGTTGCATCATAAGGTAGAGGTTGACTATGTGCTAATGACTTCGCGTTTATCGATTGAGCTGGTACAAAAATCCATTCGTAGTCGTATACCTTGGCTGATTGGTATGTCTGCACCGACCAGTACCGCGGTACGTGTTGCCGAGCGTTATGGCTTAGGCCTAGCAGGATTTTTACGTGATAACCGCGTGACTTACTACGCAGGTTATGCCGACTCTTAA